The Pungitius pungitius chromosome 14, fPunPun2.1, whole genome shotgun sequence genome contains the following window.
GCCTCCCCACGACCTGGactcccccctcttctccatctctgaTGATTCACACCCAGCAGCCGACACCTCCTCCATCCCCAGAGCCTATGGCCACACAGGAAGAGAAGAATTGTGAAACTCATGAGGTGTTTGAGTATTCCGAAAAGTTTGTGGAAGGTATTAGAATGAGCGTGATACACTTGCTGGCCAACGTCTGGCGTCGATACATCAGAGAGATCTGTTACGGATGTCAGACGAATAATCCCAGTCAGAAAAACCATCCGTGTTTGGATCCAGACGAGTGTTTCTACCAGCTACACTTTGAACCTCTGATGAAAAGGCTTTGGACTGAGAACTTCATACCCTCCATCTTCATGTTTATG
Protein-coding sequences here:
- the LOC134103996 gene encoding uncharacterized protein LOC134103996 isoform X1; amino-acid sequence: MDHAPTSSIIGSENASLPTTWTPPSSPSLMIHTQQPTPPPSPEPMATQEEKNCETHEVFEYSEKFVEGIRMSVIHLLANVWRRYIREICYGCQTNNPSQKNHPCLDPDECFYQLHFEPLMKRLWTENFIPSIFMFMFMNNVDVGRERIMGAAEVLLNELKYADNVAHTMDKMSETWGEDKHKIKQLQKLLKWYDGECESPDEIDVDDDETETDDDDV
- the LOC134103996 gene encoding uncharacterized protein LOC134103996 isoform X2 translates to MTGSENASLPTTWTPPSSPSLMIHTQQPTPPPSPEPMATQEEKNCETHEVFEYSEKFVEGIRMSVIHLLANVWRRYIREICYGCQTNNPSQKNHPCLDPDECFYQLHFEPLMKRLWTENFIPSIFMFMFMNNVDVGRERIMGAAEVLLNELKYADNVAHTMDKMSETWGEDKHKIKQLQKLLKWYDGECESPDEIDVDDDETETDDDDV